The sequence CAAAGCGACCCTGTCGGGGCTGGATCAGGTGCTGGGAGCCAAGTTCCGGGTGCGGGCCACCAGCGTCCCCAGCGGCAAGGACCCTGCCGACGCCCTGCTGGCCGGCGATGACGCGGGGATCCGTCAGGCCCTGGCCGGCGGACTGGATGAAGTGCATTATCGCGTGCAGGCCGCCGTGGAAGCCCACGGCCTGGGGACCAGCGAGGGCAAACGGCGCGTGCTGATGCAGCTGCTGCCACGCATGCAGAACCTCGATCCCTTAGACGAGGGCGCCGAGCAGATGCGCACCATCGCCTGCGAGCAGCTGGGCATCAAGCCCGAGGCGCTGCTGGAGTGGATCGCGTCCAAGGCCAAACGCCGCCAGCTGACCGACACGCACCTGGCCGGTATGAGCACCCACCGCACCGAGGAAGACCGCGAGCTGGCCCTGCTGCGTCAGCTGCTGGTCGACCCCAGCCTGCTGTCCAAGCTGGACGGCAGCACCCCGTGGCGCAACGAGAGCGTCCGCAAGGTCATGCTGGCCGCCCAGGGTGCGCCGAGCCCCGACGCCATTCTGGACGTTTTCCGCGGCCAGCCCGAAGAGCAGCTGCTGATCCGCCTGCTGTTCGAGGGCCGCGACGCCGGCACCATCAGCCGCGCGAATTCCCAGCAGTACGAGCAGAACGTCAATGCTTACGCTGCTGCCGCCGTGGACGACATTCAGGTCAGCATGAGTATCGATTCGCTACGGGCAGAGGTGGAGGCGCTGAAAAAGCAGGTTACGGCGGCGGCGCCGGCTGAGCAGCTGAGTATGCTCAAGCAGATTCAGGAGTTGCAGCGGGCTATTGAGGCGGAGAAGCGGGCAAGGAGGAGTTCGGCGTAAGTCGTTTGCCCCGCCCCCCAGCCCCCTACCCCAGAGGGGCAGGGGGAGCTTTCGTTGGCACTCGGCAAGGTGAGACAGGAGATGGTAGGGATGCTGGTGCCTTCTGGCGTTCCTGCTTCGACGCCATGCTCGACATTCGCGTCATGGCCCGCGCGCTCCGCGCACGACGGCCCGGGTTGCTATGACGGTACAGGGGCAAGGTGTCCTGGTGAATGCCGCAGGGTTCTACTGAAAAAGCAGGAAAAGTTTTTGCTCTTCACTTCCCAGCCTGCCCCCATCACGAGACAGCCACGAAAGCCGTCGTGCGCGGAGCGCGCGGGCGCTTCCAACGGGCACGAAAGATGGCGTCGAGGCCGGAAACGAAAATGGGCTTAGCAACTCCGCGACTCCAGCCCAATCTCTTGCCGAGTGCGAACGAAAGCTCCCCCTGCCCCTCTGGGGTAGGGGGCCGGGGGGCGGGGCAAACCAGAGAAAAAACCAAAATCACTCCCCCACCCGAGCCTCCCGCAACATCTCCGAAAGCCTCGACAGACACCGGCTGTACTTCTTGGCATACGCCCCATGCCGGTACGTCTCGTCAAACAGGGTTCCCAGCGGCACCCCAGTAAACGCCGCACCAAGACCCAGGTCGTACAGCTTGTCGATAAAGTGCACGAACCGCAGGGCGACGTTCTGGTCGGTCATGGGGCACAAACCCTCGACCCCCAGCGCCCCGATGCCCTCAAGCAGGCGGGGAAAGTGACTGGGGTGAACCCGGAGCAGGTGCCGGTTCAGATCCCGGTGCTGCACGACACTGAGGGTGTCCGGGTTCTGCTGGACCTGCCAGGCCGCGAATTCAGCGGGCTGAAGCGTATCTTCCGGCCGGGTGCCGCGCTGGCGGTAATCCGGGCCGTCGATGGTATGCGCCGCGAACCGGCTGGCGATGCCCTGAATCTGCCGTTCGAAGTCACGGGCGTTAAAGCGGCCCTGGCCCAGGGCACCAGGTTCGGTGTTGCTGGTGGCCACCACGTGCGTGCCACCCGGCATCAGCTGACCCAGAAACGTATTGGCCATGTGGGTATTGCCGGGATCATCCAGCTCGAACTCGTCGATCAGCAACAGGTCGTGGTTGCGGAAGGCCTCCACGGCGCGGTTCATGCCCAGAACCCCGATGATGTACATCAGATCCTGGAAGCTCATCAGGGCGGCGCGGCCCGGGGCGGCGTGCCACGCACTGGCCAGCAGGTGGGTCTTCCCTACCCCAAAGCCGCCGTCCAGATAGATACCCTGTCCTTCCGGACGTGCAGGACGACGGAACAGACGGAAGCCGCCAGGTTTCGGCGCCGGCTCCTGCACGAAAGCTTCCAGCGCGTCCCTTGCCTCACCCTGGCTGAGGTAGCCGGGATTGGGCTGGTAACTGTCAAAGCGCACCCGGTCGTAACGCGGACTGGGCGTCAGGTGCGCGGTCAGCTCATCGGGGGTCACGCTGGGCATGCGGGCCAGTAGGTCAATCATGGCTGCTCAGCGATGCACATCGAGTTCAACCTTGAAGTTGCCGCGCCGCGTCTCGTTCACCACGCGCTTGAAGTCGATCCGGCCCAGCCCCTCGGCCGCCAGGCTGTCACCCTCGCGGATTTCGCTGCTGGCGCGGGCTGGCTGACCGTTCAGGCGCACTTTGCCCCCGTCAATGCCCTGCTGGAAGTAGGCGCGGCTCACGCCGAACCCCTTGGCACCCACCACGTCCACCCGCATGCTGGGCACCACCACCTCGCGGACCTTGCTGCTCTTTCCGGCGCTTTCTCCGACTTCCTCGACATCCACGTGCCGGCCGCCGAGTTCGGTCAGGGCGGCCAGGGTCTGGGCGGCCTTGCCGGTGGCCGCCAGCAGAAAGCCGCCACGGTCCTCGCGCAGGTCGCCGAGCTGGTCCTCGTTGAGTTCCAGCCGGCGCAGCTGCACATGAAAATCCTGCAGGTCCCAGGCGGGTGCCGCGTCCTCCGGTGTCAGGCGCAGCACCGTCACGGCACTGTCCACCTCGGGGATGTGTTCGGGATGCAGGGTCAGGATCACGCGCCGGGCATCCGGAAAGCCGCCGGCAATCTTGTGACGGACCTCGTCGTCCTGCAGCAGGCGCCGGTCGATCTCGTCACCGTCCACAAAGGGCGTGCGGACCACGCGGCCACCCCGGGCCTGGTTGATCAGGGTACTGAGCTTGAGCTTCATGCCCGCAGGATAGCCCCGGGCACCTGCCCGGCTGCGGGGCATAAGGACTCTGGAAATGTGGAGCGCCACCCCTGACTGCCCCCTGGATGCGTGCCGTACGGCACAACACGGCTGCCGTACACTCGGGACATGCCAAACCTTGATCCGCTGGGCGTGCCGGGCGCCCCCCTGGAGACCCTGAATGCTGCGCTGTCCGGCGCCCAGACACTGGACCTGAGCGGAGGCTGGCTGCTGCTGGTCACCGACTGGCAGGGGCACCGCCCCATGGCCCGGTACGGCGCGGTGGTGCTGCCGGCAGCCGGCGAGCCATTGGTGCTGACCGCCGCGTTCGGCCCGCGCTTCGGACCGGCAGGCGCCGAGGCCCTGGCACAGCTGGTGACCTGGGCGCAGGAGCAGGGGCTGACGCTGCGCGAAACGGTGCTCAGTCCCAGCGCCTTTATGCAGGTGCTCGAGGAGCCTGACCACGAGGAAATCCGGCATCTGGTCGCCGCCAGCAACCCGACTGATCCGGGCATCTATACCCGGCCCGACCTCCGGGCCGATCAGAAAGACGAGGACGGCTGGGACGACTGAGCTGGGCTGCCTGAGCCCCGGTCAGATGAAAAGCGGGGCCCGTTACCCACAGGCGCGCCCGGCACCTGCATGATTCGCGTAAGAGTTGGCGTGGCACGATGCCCTCACTTCAGGCATGCCTGCTCCCTGCACCCAACTCAAGGCCTGAACCGAGGTTGCCCCTTCCATGACGCCGGTCCACACGAATCCTGCCCTGCACACTGCCCTGCGCGACGTTCTGCGCCTGCATTCCCCGCTCTCGACGCTGCTGGCACCGGTGGGGGGTGAAGTGCTGTGCGTCACGGCCCAGGAGGTCACTTCGCAACCCGGCGCCGACCTGGTGCCCCCCGACGCCTGGCTCGACCGCGGTGAGATGACCTGGCTGACCCGTGAAGGGACGCTGTTGGGCCTGCTGTGGGGTGAGGGGGGGCCGGTCCCACCGGACGCCGTGCAGGTTCTGACCCTGCTGCTGTCTGCGGCCCGCCAGGACGGCCCCAGCCGCGAGACCGACGTCCTGATTACCCAGCTGCCGGTGCCGGCCCTGTGGCTCTCGCCGGATCTCAAGATCCGCCAGGTGAGCCGCCCCTTTCTGGAATGGTTCGGTCTCACCGACGCTGCCGTGATGGACCGGGCACTGGCCGAGATCGTGCCTGGACAGCCGGAGCTGGTGCGCGCCCTGGAGCAGGCCGCCGCCGGGCGGGCCGCCCGCCTGCCGGAGATGGTCTTCCAGCTTCCGGACGGGCCCCGGCCAGTGCGCGGCGAAACCCGGCCTTTTTTCGGTGCAGGTCTGGCTGGGGTCATGGCCCTGTGGCAGGACACCACGGCCGAACATGTTCAGGCCCAGCAGATTCAGGCCCTGCTCGACACGGATGTCCCGACGGCCCTCCTGAAGGAGGACGGCGCGGTCCTGCAGGCCAGCACCGGGCTGCTGGAACTGGCCCCACCCACGGCGGTGGCGGTTCCCGGGGCGCCCCTGTGGGCCTGGCCCTGCTTTGCCGACGTGCCTTCAGAAGCGGTGCAGCAGCTCGTCAGCGTGGCCTCGGGTGGAGGCGCGGCGCAGGCGGACGTCCCGCTGGCCCTGGGCGGCACTCTGGCCCTCAGCGTGCGGCGCACTTCGGTGCCGGGACTGATGATTGCCAGCAGCACGCCGCGCGGGTCTCGTGCCAGCGCGGCTCCGGCGGGTCTGGTAGCCCAGATGCTGTCGCATCTGGAGGATGCGGCGGTGGCACTGGACCACAGCGGACGCGTGCAGTTCGTCAGTGACCCGGCGGCCACCCTGCTGGGCGTCGACGCCGCGCGGCTGCTGGGCCTGGGCTTCGCTCGGGTGCTGGCGGACCTGGGCGTACACGCCTTCACGCCTCAGGGAGAGCCGCTGCCCCTGCCGGACTGGAAAGACCAGCACAAGAACTTCGAGCGCGAAATCCAGCTGGCCCTGCCCAGCGGCACGGTCCGCA is a genomic window of Deinococcus malanensis containing:
- a CDS encoding S4 domain-containing protein, which gives rise to MKLKLSTLINQARGGRVVRTPFVDGDEIDRRLLQDDEVRHKIAGGFPDARRVILTLHPEHIPEVDSAVTVLRLTPEDAAPAWDLQDFHVQLRRLELNEDQLGDLREDRGGFLLAATGKAAQTLAALTELGGRHVDVEEVGESAGKSSKVREVVVPSMRVDVVGAKGFGVSRAYFQQGIDGGKVRLNGQPARASSEIREGDSLAAEGLGRIDFKRVVNETRRGNFKVELDVHR
- the zapE gene encoding cell division protein ZapE translates to MIDLLARMPSVTPDELTAHLTPSPRYDRVRFDSYQPNPGYLSQGEARDALEAFVQEPAPKPGGFRLFRRPARPEGQGIYLDGGFGVGKTHLLASAWHAAPGRAALMSFQDLMYIIGVLGMNRAVEAFRNHDLLLIDEFELDDPGNTHMANTFLGQLMPGGTHVVATSNTEPGALGQGRFNARDFERQIQGIASRFAAHTIDGPDYRQRGTRPEDTLQPAEFAAWQVQQNPDTLSVVQHRDLNRHLLRVHPSHFPRLLEGIGALGVEGLCPMTDQNVALRFVHFIDKLYDLGLGAAFTGVPLGTLFDETYRHGAYAKKYSRCLSRLSEMLREARVGE
- a CDS encoding DUF3197 domain-containing protein, whose protein sequence is MPNLDPLGVPGAPLETLNAALSGAQTLDLSGGWLLLVTDWQGHRPMARYGAVVLPAAGEPLVLTAAFGPRFGPAGAEALAQLVTWAQEQGLTLRETVLSPSAFMQVLEEPDHEEIRHLVAASNPTDPGIYTRPDLRADQKDEDGWDD